The genomic DNA CCGACCTGCTGTTTTCTCTTGCCTTACCTTTTTGGGCGATGGACATTGCTCTGGACTACAGTTGGCCTTTTGGCTTAGCCACATGCAAGGCAGTGTCCTTGCTAACTGGACTGAACGTCTTTGCAAGTTGCTTTTTCCTGACAGCTATGAGTCTGACACGCTACTGCTATGTAGCAACAGCTCTCAAACCTGGATCGTCCCTGTGCAACAGATCTTGTACCTTCCCGGTAACCACAGCTATCATTTGGGTTGGGGCTCTCATCGTGGCGGTACCCAGGGCCGTGTTCGCAGACCTCAGCCATGTGGGAAGCGACAATGATACAGCATGCTTGCTCCGCTTCCCAGAAGGCACAGCTTGGCTCGGAATAAACCAACTCCTGCGAGTGGTTCTGGGATTTCTGCTACCTTacaccatcatcatcctctcctACTTGCTCTTGCTGCGATTCCTCTGCAGGCACAAACTGAAAGGCAGCAGCAACACTCTGCGAAAAGCCGACATCTCAAAATCTGTGGCTGTGGTGGTGCTGTCCTTCTGTGCCTGCTGGTTTCCCTACAATATCCTCACTCTCTGGAGCGTCCTGATACAGCTTGACATCATTGACATGAGCAAATCGTTCTACACTGCTCAGACGTACTTCTTCCCTCTGGCCAACTGTTTAGCTTTCACCAGCAGCTGTTTCAACCCTGTCATCTATTGTCTGGTCAGGAAGGAATACCGCACAGCTCTGCATAATGTTTTCTTCAAGTTGAGTTTGGCCATCATGTCCAAGATGCCCTATGCGCTTAACTCCGAGGAGGGTTTAGAGCAAGGTAGTCAGCTTGGTATTCCTCTCAGCAACGTCTACAGCCAGACTTGCCAAACTGACTCAAGGGGCTACACACCGCTGACAACACTTCCAGCTGGAACATCACCACTATAAAGTCTCAACACAATGTTTCCTCAGTCTTTTTCTGCGATAGAGAGGGTTTGTATTGTTTGTAGTCTGTGGGGACATTAGGAGCAGGTAGTATCTTGCCTGCAGCAGCAGTCTGAGACAGAGCCGCACAATTTTGAAAAGCAAGCGATTCCAATTATTTTTGAGAATGCAACAATATCAGCTTTGAAAAATATGCATTATCCTCAAACTTCTGTTTCTCACCTGTTTTTATGATGATTCCATTAGTCTGGGTCATAGCAGGGTTGAGCATTTATGTGAGCATTCTATGGTTGAAGTGGTGCAGGGCAGAAAAACACAGGCAGGAAGTAAAAAGAAGTAACCTTCTGCTACTACCACACACCACAATTTACTGCCCAATAAGGTGAAAGGCAAAGTTATACCTGCGACAAACCTGTCCAGGGtataccccgcctctcgcccagaacgtttgCTGGAGAGAGGCACCAGCACCACTCCCAActccactagggacaagggtgttagaaaatggatggatgaatgggtggatggatggcaAAGTTATACTGAAGGAATTTCTCTGTTACAAGGATAACCATTATTAGTAATACCAGCCAATAAGAacaatgcatgtttttgtttatgtattcaAAAACATGTCCTGTCTTGAACTGAGACTGCCTACAGCAGGTAAGATACTGACTGCTCCATATGAACTCCAGAAAGCCTCCTTTAAAGAAATTCATGCTGTTCTTTTAAGACTTCTGACTGCATATTGTAccaacatttaactttttcccCATACTAATGGTCAGTAGTATCTATATGAGAATGTTCATGTTGATGCATGTACTTAGCTTTTGTgcttctgtaaatgttttgacatttttcaaagttgCATATGCTAAAATATTACCTAAAGAGATTGTGAGTGCCAgcatcttttctttccttcttctttattatttaattggaaagaataaacaatattttgtagtttttcttgataacttgtggaaaaaaaatctctcccCTTTTGTATTCTGATCTTGCAGTAACAGTTTAATTGTGGTTGTGCTTGTTTCATTTCAGTGTaaagtgtgaaaatgttgaattgaaatctaaaaataaaacca from Gambusia affinis linkage group LG14, SWU_Gaff_1.0, whole genome shotgun sequence includes the following:
- the LOC122844180 gene encoding relaxin-3 receptor 1-like — translated: MSNLDLKSLEIFYNLLNSCSLGAFCNNSLLSFHNANNESGMESPDDGTLRVFISVVYFIVATVGVLGNLLVMFLLYSTHTITTGTINFFVFNLALADLLFSLALPFWAMDIALDYSWPFGLATCKAVSLLTGLNVFASCFFLTAMSLTRYCYVATALKPGSSLCNRSCTFPVTTAIIWVGALIVAVPRAVFADLSHVGSDNDTACLLRFPEGTAWLGINQLLRVVLGFLLPYTIIILSYLLLLRFLCRHKLKGSSNTLRKADISKSVAVVVLSFCACWFPYNILTLWSVLIQLDIIDMSKSFYTAQTYFFPLANCLAFTSSCFNPVIYCLVRKEYRTALHNVFFKLSLAIMSKMPYALNSEEGLEQGSQLGIPLSNVYSQTCQTDSRGYTPLTTLPAGTSPL